In Chromatiaceae bacterium, a single genomic region encodes these proteins:
- a CDS encoding KUP/HAK/KT family potassium transporter, with amino-acid sequence MKLGRPKWRDSVALAALGVVFGDIGTSPIYTMNVVFSPDSGIDTSAANILGILSLVFWSLLLIVTMKYMVFVIKADHDGDGGVIALATLLGKGQSGRRSRWLLLGVIASALLIADSMLTPAISVLSAVQGLELISPRVEPYVPQIAGLILLSLFLVQRHGTATIGALFGPTMALWFVTIGGLGLAWILKAPSVLQAVDPRYAFAFLSAGGWEPFLILGSIFLVVTGSEALYADLGHFGRTPIRHTWWYLVWPSLLLNYFGQGALLLSNAYHPVNSFFAMAPPSAVAPLLLLATIATVIASQAVITGAFSLFKQLVELDYFPRLQLTHTSALQEGQVYVPTANWLLMSGALALVLLFQSPDSLAGAYGLAIGGVTLITSLLYLRYFRTVLDHRLPGTLALGSLLLSMDMTFLGALLFKLASGAVVVLIIGGLLLLVMLAWHWGQQRVRENRQWLSPSIKEFLADAAVTAAGRADGTALFLTHDPAIVPLSLAKNFRHNRILHRENYLLAIDVQDRPRVPLDQKLSIDKLGRGFFSVIFRTGYMERPTFATVRSLLNQSAYPVGAGDLSIFVSRIRLGQTGAGTPGAWRSRLFDFLVRNSPGIARHLGVPEHELVEIGTTLGCSRDQSVNQALPVDYAHPSP; translated from the coding sequence GTGAAACTGGGGCGGCCAAAATGGCGCGACTCTGTCGCACTGGCAGCGCTCGGGGTGGTCTTCGGCGACATCGGCACCAGCCCAATTTACACCATGAACGTCGTCTTCTCACCGGACAGCGGTATCGACACCTCGGCTGCTAACATCCTGGGAATTCTGTCACTGGTCTTCTGGTCGCTACTGCTCATCGTCACGATGAAATACATGGTTTTCGTGATCAAGGCGGACCATGACGGTGACGGCGGCGTTATCGCACTGGCAACACTGTTGGGCAAGGGCCAAAGCGGGCGCCGCTCGCGCTGGTTGCTGTTAGGTGTAATCGCGAGCGCGCTCCTGATTGCCGACAGCATGTTGACCCCGGCCATCTCCGTCCTGAGCGCAGTGCAGGGGCTCGAACTGATCTCACCGCGTGTCGAACCTTATGTGCCGCAAATAGCTGGGTTGATTCTATTGTCGTTGTTCTTAGTGCAACGACACGGTACCGCCACGATCGGTGCCCTATTTGGGCCGACGATGGCATTGTGGTTTGTGACGATCGGCGGCCTGGGTCTGGCATGGATACTCAAGGCACCCTCCGTGTTACAAGCCGTCGACCCTCGCTATGCCTTCGCATTTCTTTCCGCCGGGGGATGGGAACCCTTCCTGATACTTGGCTCGATATTCCTCGTCGTCACGGGCTCGGAAGCCCTGTACGCAGACCTGGGGCACTTCGGTCGAACGCCGATCCGCCACACATGGTGGTACCTCGTCTGGCCATCGCTGCTTCTAAACTATTTCGGACAGGGCGCCCTGCTTCTGAGCAACGCATATCACCCGGTCAATTCCTTCTTTGCCATGGCGCCGCCGTCAGCGGTCGCGCCATTGCTACTATTGGCCACGATAGCAACCGTTATCGCATCTCAGGCCGTGATAACCGGCGCGTTTTCACTGTTCAAGCAACTTGTCGAACTGGACTACTTCCCGCGCCTGCAACTGACACATACTTCGGCATTGCAGGAGGGTCAGGTATACGTGCCCACGGCAAACTGGTTATTGATGAGCGGCGCCCTGGCGCTCGTGCTTCTGTTTCAATCACCCGATTCGCTGGCCGGCGCCTATGGACTTGCCATCGGTGGTGTCACATTGATCACGTCACTGCTGTATCTGCGCTATTTCCGCACCGTCCTTGATCATCGCCTGCCAGGCACCCTCGCCCTGGGCAGCCTTCTTCTGAGCATGGATATGACCTTTCTCGGTGCTTTGCTGTTCAAACTTGCATCTGGCGCCGTGGTTGTTCTGATCATCGGCGGCCTGTTGCTCTTGGTCATGCTGGCCTGGCACTGGGGACAGCAGCGGGTCCGGGAGAACCGGCAGTGGCTGTCCCCCAGCATCAAGGAGTTTCTCGCAGACGCGGCGGTAACCGCGGCGGGACGCGCCGATGGCACCGCATTATTCCTGACCCACGACCCGGCTATTGTGCCGCTGAGTCTGGCAAAGAACTTTCGCCACAACCGCATTCTGCACCGCGAAAACTATCTGCTCGCCATTGATGTGCAAGACCGCCCGCGCGTTCCGCTTGATCAAAAGCTCAGTATTGACAAACTGGGGCGCGGTTTCTTCTCGGTCATCTTCCGTACCGGGTACATGGAGCGGCCAACCTTTGCGACCGTTCGATCACTACTCAATCAAAGCGCCTACCCTGTGGGTGCGGGTGACTTGAGCATTTTCGTCAGCCGTATCCGCCTTGGCCAGACTGGCGCGGGCACGCCCGGCGCATGGCGTTCGAGACTGTTTGACTTTCTGGTTCGCAACAGCCCAGGCATTGCACGCCATCTCGGCGTTCCCGAGCATGAGCTCGTAGAAATCGGCACGACTCTGGGATGTTCACGCGATCAATCAGTCAATCAGGCCTTACCCGTCGACTACGCGCACCCATCACCATGA
- a CDS encoding DUF1641 domain-containing protein yields the protein MNDTHASPAGPPTLSEEQWQGLARLADLVNAMSGPFAGPVTGTVNRSMELASRYDLGQLLEAVLDTAEALRASGLLKQIGDNADLMADSIRLLAPLLKGSPTQLNALPLADLQNDLKRLHRLLDKAELFSEYAADHLAGPAVRWSVDAAEFAQREALGESIKEAMQTLGHLHRNGTLVWLRDISDYLEDREQQRLLGSLAGSGIGGAANLPERARKLLHGVQAAMDDAAGDADHLGGLSGLLHLMRDPEVQRGLRTLAVLPSYLEDGGTC from the coding sequence ATGAACGATACGCATGCCTCTCCTGCTGGCCCTCCTACGTTGAGTGAAGAACAATGGCAGGGGCTTGCACGCCTGGCCGACCTGGTCAACGCCATGAGCGGACCGTTCGCCGGGCCCGTGACGGGCACCGTCAACCGGTCGATGGAACTGGCCTCCCGGTATGATCTGGGGCAGTTACTGGAGGCCGTGCTGGACACGGCCGAAGCCTTGCGCGCAAGCGGGCTGTTGAAACAGATTGGAGACAATGCCGACCTGATGGCCGACAGCATCCGCCTGCTCGCCCCGCTGCTCAAGGGTTCACCGACACAACTCAATGCCCTTCCGCTGGCCGATCTGCAAAATGACCTGAAACGTCTGCACCGGCTGCTGGACAAGGCAGAGCTGTTCAGCGAGTACGCTGCCGATCACCTGGCCGGACCAGCCGTGCGCTGGAGCGTCGACGCGGCAGAATTCGCTCAAAGGGAGGCCCTGGGTGAAAGCATCAAAGAAGCGATGCAGACGCTCGGCCACCTCCACCGAAACGGCACTCTCGTTTGGTTACGCGACATCAGCGACTATCTCGAAGACCGTGAACAACAGCGTCTTCTGGGCAGCCTGGCCGGCAGCGGGATCGGCGGAGCCGCCAATCTGCCGGAGCGCGCGCGCAAACTGCTGCATGGCGTGCAGGCCGCCATGGACGACGCCGCCGGCGATGCCGACCACTTGGGTGGCCTTTCAGGACTGCTGCACCTGATGCGCGACCCCGAGGTCCAACGCGGCCTACGAACACTGGCCGTGCTACCCAGCTATCTCGAAGACGGCGGAACCTGCTGA
- a CDS encoding FAD-dependent oxidoreductase has protein sequence MNTKPHVLILGGNFAGLGSAQKIREFAGDAVRITLVDRKPYLLYVPNIPSEVFEGRNPSRTMLMDIVAPLTDDGVDFVQAEVVGIDPDNKHVSCVPSERPGAASFRIDYDYLVIALGNRLAFDKIEGYAEYGHTVTDTYQGERLRRYLLNDYQGGPIAIGSARFNQGDGAHGLEPYPGGSVPDALAACEGPPVETMLSAATWLKTHGRGGPDKITVFTPASMIAEDAGEKVVGELLGIASNMGFNYKNQLQDIKRITAEGIEFANGDSVEAELKIIFPDWEPHEFLKGLPISDNRGFIVTDLLMRNPDYPEILAAGDCAAVTVPKLGAIGHAETEIVGRQIAKDVGRMNPEDADKPLAPVVHCIGDIGNNQAFYIRSNSWFGGDTQVLKMGHVPYLLKMQYKNLFFKTRGKMPPWGLDAAELLAEKLFA, from the coding sequence ATGAACACCAAACCCCATGTGCTGATACTCGGCGGCAACTTTGCCGGCCTGGGCAGTGCGCAGAAGATCCGAGAATTCGCCGGCGACGCGGTACGCATCACCCTGGTCGACCGCAAACCCTACCTGCTTTACGTACCGAACATTCCCAGCGAGGTGTTTGAAGGTCGCAATCCTTCACGCACCATGCTGATGGACATCGTCGCGCCACTGACCGACGACGGCGTGGACTTCGTCCAGGCCGAGGTCGTCGGCATTGATCCCGACAACAAACACGTTAGTTGCGTACCAAGCGAGCGCCCGGGTGCCGCGTCGTTCCGCATTGACTACGACTATCTGGTCATTGCACTGGGCAATCGACTGGCGTTCGACAAGATCGAAGGCTACGCCGAGTACGGCCACACCGTTACCGATACCTATCAGGGCGAGCGCCTGCGCCGTTATCTGCTCAATGACTATCAGGGCGGACCGATAGCCATCGGCTCAGCACGCTTCAACCAGGGTGATGGCGCGCACGGCCTCGAGCCGTATCCAGGCGGCAGTGTCCCGGACGCGTTGGCCGCATGTGAAGGCCCGCCGGTCGAAACCATGCTGTCAGCGGCCACCTGGCTAAAGACCCATGGTCGCGGCGGTCCCGACAAGATCACCGTGTTCACACCGGCGAGCATGATCGCCGAGGACGCCGGCGAAAAGGTGGTTGGTGAACTGCTCGGCATCGCGTCGAACATGGGATTCAACTACAAAAACCAACTGCAAGACATCAAACGGATCACGGCAGAAGGTATTGAGTTTGCCAATGGTGACTCGGTCGAGGCCGAACTGAAGATCATCTTCCCCGACTGGGAACCGCACGAGTTTCTCAAGGGGCTACCGATCAGCGACAACCGCGGCTTCATCGTCACCGATCTGCTAATGCGCAACCCGGACTATCCCGAGATCCTGGCCGCCGGCGACTGTGCCGCCGTGACCGTTCCCAAGTTGGGCGCGATCGGCCACGCCGAGACAGAGATTGTAGGTCGCCAGATCGCCAAAGATGTCGGCCGCATGAATCCTGAAGATGCCGATAAGCCGCTCGCTCCCGTCGTGCACTGCATTGGTGACATCGGCAACAACCAGGCCTTCTATATACGGTCGAACAGCTGGTTTGGTGGCGATACCCAGGTGCTGAAGATGGGCCATGTCCCTTACCTACTGAAAATGCAGTACAAGAATCTGTTCTTCAAGACGCGCGGCAAGATGCCACCCTGGGGCCTCGATGCCGCCGAACTGCTGGCCGAAAAACTGTTCGCCTAG
- a CDS encoding sulfur oxidation protein: MSSQQNPIIAINQARIANRPDSYETMMHVGPKVCITTASHPGFLGFEQLLQIGIHPMAGRYGGGAIDMRNGEPPLNPMGMYQYTVWKDVHSHEEMHHDNFDTIYELCGHCLDMVIEGPWEPYYEIIASDLPQLMSMTDVPTVLGESFAAQQPVPKVALSGQRAVVIGDHWVMHGHEHEFEEGAQATLKWMKENVPGMVGWMVLKQFGVSAIGSFQLDPEGMLKATLGANPPKYNTNYGSEVHNKPPIPAQTPTQYLVHMEWESPDHAHMGLGHAMVDYELRQIHNDGVLRHLDRGPYYQVFAPMMEQGLWRRHLVK, from the coding sequence GTGAGCAGTCAGCAAAACCCCATTATCGCGATCAACCAGGCACGTATCGCCAACCGCCCCGACAGCTACGAGACAATGATGCATGTCGGGCCGAAGGTCTGCATCACGACAGCATCGCATCCCGGATTTCTCGGGTTCGAACAGCTGTTGCAGATCGGCATCCATCCCATGGCCGGGCGCTATGGTGGTGGTGCCATCGACATGCGCAACGGCGAACCGCCGTTGAACCCGATGGGCATGTACCAGTACACGGTGTGGAAAGACGTGCACTCGCACGAGGAGATGCACCACGACAACTTCGACACCATCTACGAACTGTGTGGACACTGTCTCGACATGGTGATTGAAGGGCCGTGGGAACCCTACTACGAGATCATCGCCTCCGATCTGCCACAGCTGATGAGCATGACCGATGTGCCGACGGTACTCGGCGAATCGTTCGCCGCCCAGCAGCCGGTGCCAAAAGTCGCATTGTCGGGTCAACGGGCGGTCGTCATAGGCGACCACTGGGTGATGCACGGTCACGAGCACGAGTTCGAAGAAGGGGCGCAGGCAACCCTGAAATGGATGAAGGAAAACGTGCCCGGCATGGTTGGCTGGATGGTGCTCAAGCAGTTCGGCGTGTCAGCAATCGGCTCGTTCCAACTCGATCCGGAAGGCATGCTCAAGGCCACCCTCGGCGCCAACCCACCGAAATACAACACCAACTATGGCTCAGAGGTGCACAACAAACCTCCGATCCCGGCACAAACCCCCACCCAGTATCTGGTGCACATGGAATGGGAGAGCCCGGACCACGCCCACATGGGGCTGGGGCACGCCATGGTCGACTACGAACTGCGCCAGATCCACAACGACGGTGTGTTGCGGCATCTCGACCGCGGACCCTACTACCAGGTTTTCGCACCCATGATGGAACAGGGCCTGTGGCGTCGCCACCTGGTCAAGTAA
- a CDS encoding DUF3096 domain-containing protein, whose amino-acid sequence MRSITGCANVHQGRDSDCGRRQEAPLHQGHRTPGHEAIAGALGTIPAQDLLSVFEYWRQALAIPTPDLARHGVDDDGVNPATSLENQTVDITLLSPLVSILSGIAILVWPRLLSYIVAFYLILFGLMEIIPRLQIAA is encoded by the coding sequence ATGCGATCGATTACCGGTTGTGCGAACGTCCACCAAGGTCGAGACAGCGACTGCGGTCGAAGGCAAGAAGCGCCCCTTCACCAAGGGCACAGAACCCCTGGTCATGAAGCAATCGCCGGCGCACTCGGCACGATTCCTGCCCAAGACTTGTTGTCCGTCTTCGAGTACTGGCGCCAGGCGCTGGCAATACCGACACCTGACCTGGCAAGACATGGTGTCGACGACGATGGCGTGAACCCCGCAACTTCTCTGGAGAACCAAACAGTGGACATCACCTTGCTTTCACCCCTTGTTTCGATTCTGTCCGGCATTGCCATCCTGGTTTGGCCTCGCCTGCTCAGTTACATCGTGGCGTTCTATCTGATCCTGTTCGGTCTGATGGAGATCATCCCGCGCCTGCAGATCGCAGCTTAG
- a CDS encoding HlyD family secretion protein produces MNLRRLLIILVIVAIGGAAAWYYYRYDQAHPSTADAYLSMHVARMAAQVSGPVATVPVHSHQPVSEGDLLFSIDPAAFELAVQQANARLQQAKDTVSAANAQVAAAKAQVDAANATLQEVRHHSARVRDLVAKGTASKDEGDAAERAFKDARDNLVAARAEFAAAEARRGTVGDDNASVKAAEAALGQAKLDLQHTRIVAPTDGVVGEVDLRPGSFVSAGSPVFALVETGEVWVDANFKETDLVQIRPGQAAKVKVDLLPDKTFEGRVESLSPASGTAFSLLPPENATGNWVKVTQRFPVRVRLLNPVSGLRVGASSEVTIDTAASRD; encoded by the coding sequence ATGAATCTACGCCGTCTCTTGATCATCCTTGTGATCGTCGCCATCGGGGGTGCCGCCGCTTGGTACTACTATCGCTATGACCAGGCACACCCTTCGACTGCCGATGCCTATCTGAGCATGCACGTGGCTCGCATGGCCGCGCAGGTCAGCGGCCCGGTCGCCACCGTACCGGTGCACAGTCACCAGCCGGTTTCGGAGGGTGACCTGTTGTTTAGCATCGATCCAGCGGCGTTTGAGCTCGCGGTGCAGCAGGCCAATGCGCGGCTACAACAGGCCAAAGACACGGTGAGCGCCGCGAACGCCCAGGTCGCGGCGGCCAAAGCACAGGTGGATGCCGCCAATGCAACCTTGCAGGAGGTGCGGCATCACTCCGCGCGTGTCCGCGATTTGGTGGCCAAGGGCACTGCCTCTAAAGATGAAGGAGACGCAGCCGAGCGCGCATTCAAGGATGCCCGTGACAACCTTGTCGCTGCCAGGGCCGAGTTCGCGGCCGCGGAGGCGCGACGCGGAACGGTGGGTGACGACAACGCCTCGGTCAAGGCGGCCGAGGCGGCACTGGGACAGGCCAAGCTCGATCTGCAACATACGCGCATTGTCGCCCCAACCGATGGTGTTGTCGGTGAAGTCGACCTTCGCCCCGGCAGTTTCGTCAGTGCGGGAAGCCCGGTGTTCGCACTGGTGGAAACCGGAGAGGTCTGGGTGGATGCCAATTTCAAAGAAACCGATCTGGTGCAGATCCGGCCCGGCCAAGCGGCGAAGGTCAAGGTCGACTTGCTACCCGACAAGACGTTTGAGGGCAGGGTCGAAAGTCTCAGCCCGGCTTCCGGCACAGCCTTTTCGTTGCTACCACCGGAGAATGCCACTGGTAACTGGGTGAAGGTGACGCAGCGATTCCCGGTTCGAGTTCGCCTGCTGAATCCGGTATCGGGCCTGCGTGTGGGCGCCAGCAGTGAGGTCACGATCGATACGGCCGCGTCGCGTGACTGA
- a CDS encoding DHA2 family efflux MFS transporter permease subunit: MLTTIMVIMDMTIVNVTLPHMMGALGATADQVTWVLTGYIVAEAVTIPLTGFLAGRFGRRRVLTVGIAGFVVASALCGQSSSLAEIVTFRLLQGVAGAPLIPLSQAVLVDAFPDDQRGKAMAIWGIGIMLGPVLGPTVGGLVTEHLDWRWVFYINLPVGLLNLVLVRRFIGETARRPVGTDWLGAVLMVIGIGSLQILLDRGNQEGWWQSGLIDVLTVTAVLGIVLFVVRSLSVDRPIVDLRLFRDRNLAVASGMMLVFGLGLFGTVAIQPIMLERLFSYPAEMTGLVMAPRALGSAVSMAIVARLAGHVDDRWLVGTGMLLAATGTWLMSGYSLDISPGWVIWPGVVQGLGMGAVFVPLSAMAYGSLAPAQADAGAGLFNLARTIGSAVGVSIAVTWYTRFGQAGWNQLGGHINPYNTSLHHWLAAQGIDMASPAAPALLARELGRQSSMLAFAQTFQLIAFSFLMMAPLLLLLRRK; the protein is encoded by the coding sequence ATGTTGACGACCATCATGGTCATCATGGATATGACCATCGTCAATGTCACCCTTCCGCACATGATGGGTGCCCTGGGAGCCACCGCGGACCAGGTGACTTGGGTCCTGACTGGCTACATCGTGGCCGAGGCAGTTACCATTCCACTGACCGGTTTTCTGGCCGGACGGTTTGGGCGACGCCGTGTGTTGACGGTTGGTATCGCAGGATTCGTCGTCGCCTCCGCGCTATGTGGTCAAAGCAGCTCGCTCGCGGAAATCGTTACTTTCCGACTGTTACAGGGCGTAGCGGGCGCGCCACTGATACCGTTGTCGCAGGCTGTGCTGGTCGATGCTTTCCCTGACGATCAACGCGGCAAGGCGATGGCGATCTGGGGTATCGGAATCATGCTCGGTCCCGTACTCGGACCAACAGTCGGCGGTCTCGTTACCGAGCATCTCGATTGGCGCTGGGTGTTCTACATCAATCTTCCCGTCGGACTGCTCAACCTCGTTCTGGTGCGGCGGTTCATCGGGGAAACAGCGCGTCGCCCTGTCGGCACTGACTGGCTGGGTGCGGTTCTCATGGTGATCGGCATCGGCAGTCTGCAGATACTGCTCGATCGCGGTAACCAGGAGGGCTGGTGGCAGTCGGGGCTGATAGACGTGTTGACGGTCACCGCGGTGCTCGGCATCGTGCTGTTCGTTGTGCGCTCACTCAGCGTCGATCGTCCAATTGTCGATCTTCGACTGTTCCGCGACCGCAATCTGGCGGTCGCCTCCGGCATGATGTTGGTGTTTGGCCTGGGCCTGTTTGGCACAGTGGCCATACAGCCCATCATGCTGGAGCGTCTGTTCTCTTACCCTGCTGAAATGACCGGCTTGGTGATGGCGCCAAGGGCCCTTGGATCGGCGGTATCCATGGCCATCGTCGCGCGGTTGGCCGGACACGTTGACGACCGTTGGCTGGTAGGGACCGGCATGCTGTTGGCGGCTACGGGCACCTGGCTCATGTCAGGGTACAGCCTGGACATCAGTCCAGGATGGGTCATCTGGCCAGGTGTGGTGCAGGGTCTTGGCATGGGCGCAGTATTTGTACCACTGTCGGCCATGGCCTACGGTTCTTTGGCACCTGCGCAGGCGGACGCCGGCGCTGGGTTGTTCAACCTGGCGCGCACCATTGGCAGTGCCGTCGGGGTGTCGATAGCTGTGACCTGGTATACGCGATTCGGTCAGGCCGGCTGGAACCAGTTGGGTGGACACATCAACCCATATAATACCTCGCTGCATCATTGGCTGGCAGCGCAAGGCATCGATATGGCAAGTCCGGCGGCGCCGGCGTTGCTCGCACGAGAATTGGGTCGCCAATCGTCGATGCTGGCCTTTGCGCAGACCTTCCAGCTCATCGCGTTCAGTTTTCTGATGATGGCTCCACTGCTGCTTCTGTTGCGCAGAAAGTGA
- a CDS encoding alkaline invertase, whose amino-acid sequence MNDESLQKAYTLLNRSVICCDGRPIGTAAVGDPDRPPAKNHGECFIRDFFVSGLVFLADGNPGIVRAFLLAVLDITEQEHESTEASIHPSVMPASFRVVRGAGGSETLEGDFGDRAIGRVAPVDSLFWWTWLLCVYVDATGDVEITRQDDVQNNLERVLALSANDAFEVFPTLMVPDGAFMVDRRMGVYGHPLEIQALFYRALRGALRFLTKSPENQRLVACAEARAARLRDYVRKWYWIDLFRMRDIHRFPNEEFGKSGVNLHNIQPDAVPEWVAEWVGNDAGYFAGNLGPGRMDFRFFAQGNLLAILFGLATAEQTAAVMRLFESHWPELIGQMPLKLCYPALEGEAWCLLTGGDSKNRPWSYHNAGNWPVLLWVFVAAALKTGNNALAQRAYQLAAERLEQDAWPEYYDGKSAGLIGRYANLNQTWTAAALILADKLLKGHPITPLLFV is encoded by the coding sequence ATGAACGACGAATCACTGCAAAAGGCCTATACATTGCTGAACAGGTCCGTGATCTGTTGCGATGGTCGACCCATCGGAACGGCGGCCGTCGGCGATCCGGACCGCCCGCCAGCAAAGAACCACGGCGAGTGCTTCATTCGGGATTTTTTCGTTTCTGGTCTGGTGTTCCTCGCTGATGGGAACCCCGGCATTGTCCGCGCGTTTCTGCTCGCTGTGTTGGACATTACCGAGCAAGAACATGAGAGCACGGAAGCCAGTATCCATCCTTCGGTGATGCCGGCGAGTTTTCGTGTGGTGCGAGGCGCGGGTGGCTCGGAAACGCTCGAGGGCGATTTTGGAGATCGCGCGATCGGCAGGGTTGCTCCGGTGGATTCACTATTCTGGTGGACATGGCTGTTGTGCGTGTATGTCGACGCAACGGGAGACGTTGAGATCACGCGGCAAGACGACGTACAAAACAACCTGGAGCGGGTATTGGCGCTCAGTGCCAATGACGCGTTCGAGGTGTTCCCGACACTGATGGTCCCAGACGGCGCATTCATGGTCGACAGGCGCATGGGAGTCTATGGGCACCCGCTCGAGATCCAGGCGTTGTTCTACCGAGCGCTTCGCGGCGCACTGAGATTTCTGACGAAATCACCCGAGAATCAACGACTGGTGGCTTGCGCGGAGGCGCGTGCGGCACGGCTGCGGGACTACGTCCGCAAGTGGTACTGGATTGATTTGTTCCGTATGCGTGATATTCATCGTTTCCCGAACGAAGAGTTTGGTAAGTCCGGGGTCAATCTGCACAACATCCAGCCCGATGCTGTGCCGGAATGGGTAGCGGAATGGGTCGGCAATGACGCGGGTTACTTCGCCGGCAACCTGGGACCCGGTCGCATGGATTTTCGGTTCTTTGCTCAGGGCAATCTGCTGGCAATACTCTTCGGTCTGGCGACGGCCGAGCAGACTGCAGCCGTGATGAGGTTGTTTGAATCCCATTGGCCCGAGCTGATAGGTCAAATGCCGCTCAAGCTGTGCTATCCGGCATTGGAAGGAGAGGCCTGGTGTCTGTTGACCGGGGGTGATTCGAAGAACCGACCCTGGTCGTATCACAATGCCGGCAATTGGCCGGTCCTTTTGTGGGTGTTCGTCGCCGCCGCGCTAAAAACAGGGAACAACGCCCTGGCGCAGCGTGCGTACCAACTCGCAGCCGAACGCCTGGAGCAAGATGCGTGGCCGGAGTACTACGACGGAAAAAGCGCCGGTCTCATTGGACGCTATGCCAATTTGAACCAGACTTGGACGGCGGCGGCGTTGATCTTGGCCGACAAGTTGCTCAAAGGACATCCGATCACACCGTTGCTATTTGTCTGA
- a CDS encoding YfdX family protein, whose protein sequence is MKTKAFSTLHRPLTATALAIALACMAASTFADDTKADGDKTAADAQAQMTERETVAHFEGWEDPDMSRIAVHGGRALLRHVQNAHTDLAENKLGEARAALNAADDFAEGLQLMVPYTVVVDNIRNAKHELLAATTGVIVDDLLPIYASLEEMAEYAPELANQAKSKLDEAVTHAQKGDKEKAAAKLDEIAAEISATTVYLPVLYVENQVEAARKSLDQDPPNVTMAQTAVDNALLSLVHATVSMHIFPEEKATAKSAPAQSQTTDKQAG, encoded by the coding sequence ATGAAAACCAAAGCATTTTCGACACTGCATCGCCCTCTGACAGCGACTGCCCTGGCCATCGCACTCGCTTGCATGGCAGCGTCGACTTTCGCCGACGATACCAAGGCCGACGGCGACAAAACTGCGGCGGACGCGCAGGCTCAGATGACCGAACGCGAGACGGTCGCTCATTTCGAAGGCTGGGAAGACCCGGACATGTCGCGCATCGCAGTGCACGGTGGACGCGCCCTTCTCCGCCATGTCCAAAACGCCCACACCGACCTTGCAGAAAACAAGCTCGGTGAGGCCCGCGCCGCGCTCAATGCGGCTGACGACTTCGCCGAGGGCCTGCAACTGATGGTTCCGTATACCGTTGTGGTCGACAACATCCGCAATGCCAAACATGAACTGCTCGCCGCGACGACTGGGGTGATTGTCGACGACCTGCTGCCGATTTACGCGAGTCTGGAAGAGATGGCCGAGTACGCTCCAGAGCTGGCGAATCAGGCCAAGTCGAAACTCGACGAAGCCGTAACACACGCGCAGAAGGGTGACAAAGAAAAAGCAGCGGCGAAACTGGATGAAATCGCCGCGGAGATCTCTGCGACCACAGTTTACCTGCCTGTTCTCTACGTCGAAAACCAGGTGGAAGCCGCCCGAAAGTCGCTGGACCAAGATCCACCCAATGTCACAATGGCGCAGACGGCCGTCGATAACGCCCTGTTGAGCCTCGTACATGCAACCGTCAGCATGCATATCTTCCCCGAGGAAAAGGCAACCGCCAAGAGCGCACCTGCTCAATCACAGACAACGGATAAGCAAGCCGGATAA
- a CDS encoding OmpA family protein, producing the protein MKLASKPLTGAAFGILLIGALSVAQPSLAAAADAYLTDAEGQPVLSGGGGCIHTGSWKTSMPTCPEPTLVVEDDQAMIVFAVDDAEFFGFDKAELNDQVKADLDDVVAAVDNADLFQSITITGHADKIGPAPYNEQLALRRAQNVKNYLVAKGIPAERVLAVSDGSSAPLVTCPSIKSENKLIRCLAPNRRVDIEAILADTVDIATITLASPNE; encoded by the coding sequence ATGAAACTCGCGAGCAAACCTTTGACCGGCGCCGCGTTCGGCATCCTACTGATTGGCGCGCTGAGCGTGGCGCAACCATCCCTGGCCGCAGCAGCCGATGCCTACCTTACGGACGCGGAAGGCCAACCGGTGCTTTCAGGCGGTGGTGGCTGCATACACACCGGATCCTGGAAGACATCCATGCCCACCTGCCCTGAGCCGACGTTGGTGGTAGAAGATGATCAGGCCATGATCGTGTTCGCCGTCGATGACGCCGAATTTTTTGGCTTCGACAAGGCCGAGCTGAATGATCAGGTCAAGGCCGACCTCGACGACGTCGTGGCGGCCGTTGACAACGCCGACCTTTTCCAAAGCATTACGATCACTGGTCATGCGGACAAGATCGGACCCGCACCCTACAACGAGCAGCTCGCGTTGCGGCGAGCCCAGAATGTAAAAAACTACCTCGTAGCAAAGGGTATCCCGGCCGAACGCGTCCTGGCCGTAAGTGACGGTAGCTCCGCACCGCTGGTCACGTGTCCCAGTATCAAAAGCGAAAACAAGTTGATTCGCTGTCTGGCACCAAACCGCCGCGTCGACATCGAAGCAATCCTGGCCGACACGGTCGACATCGCCACGATAACGCTGGCGTCGCCCAACGAGTAG